A section of the Metabacillus endolithicus genome encodes:
- a CDS encoding RNA polymerase sigma factor, translated as MSLNKDFSYADDGKHDEQSIEELFVTYKPSIYQFVYRYCQDEQLSIDIVQDTFIRFHKYHETFDESKSSVKTFLFRMAYQIMINRLKRRNRFKKLLPFLYQQNDQHELPLEDKLTIQSAIQQLPDDQRAVILLTYYHDQTQKEISKILEIPIGTVKSRLHTSLKKLKVLLEVKE; from the coding sequence ATGAGTTTAAATAAAGATTTCTCATATGCTGATGACGGAAAGCATGATGAACAATCGATCGAGGAATTATTTGTTACCTATAAACCTTCAATCTATCAATTCGTTTATCGATATTGTCAAGATGAACAACTTAGCATTGATATTGTGCAGGATACGTTTATAAGGTTTCATAAATATCATGAAACGTTTGACGAGAGTAAATCTAGTGTAAAAACCTTTTTATTTCGTATGGCTTATCAAATTATGATTAATCGTCTGAAACGTCGAAATCGCTTTAAAAAGCTATTGCCATTTTTATATCAACAAAACGACCAGCATGAATTACCACTAGAAGATAAACTAACGATTCAATCAGCCATTCAACAGCTCCCCGATGATCAACGTGCCGTTATTCTCTTAACTTATTATCACGATCAAACACAAAAGGAGATCTCTAAAATTCTTGAGATTCCAATAGGTACTGTAAAATCAAGACTGCATACATCTTTGAAAAAATTAAAGGTTTTATTGGAGGTAAAAGAATGA
- a CDS encoding DUF3951 domain-containing protein, with protein MDPMNMITIGFPIVIVLLVIISFYKVFIKKKSASPFYTPFDEITGQTEVSFHEEQEILTEDEKQDDGNKK; from the coding sequence ATGGATCCCATGAATATGATCACAATAGGTTTTCCAATTGTTATTGTTTTGTTAGTTATAATCAGTTTTTATAAGGTTTTCATTAAGAAAAAAAGTGCAAGTCCTTTTTATACACCCTTTGACGAAATCACAGGACAAACAGAAGTGTCATTTCATGAAGAACAAGAAATTCTAACCGAAGATGAGAAACAAGATGATGGTAATAAAAAGTGA
- a CDS encoding YjcZ family sporulation protein gives MSGGYGYGTGAGFALIVVLFILLIIIGASYVGGGYGGY, from the coding sequence ATGAGTGGCGGATATGGTTACGGTACTGGTGCAGGTTTTGCACTAATCGTTGTCCTATTTATCCTTTTAATCATCATTGGTGCTTCTTACGTAGGTGGAGGCTACGGTGGTTACTAA
- a CDS encoding class I SAM-dependent methyltransferase has product MKKNESSVTSLITAFSRAYHSIYDDTPHIFNDYIAKNLLTQEEFIDIRENLINSIQLFNQDIAEKFKNKPDEVLKWITQIQLSPTPLSRAAYCEQVLKSEMALGVQQYVILGAGFDSFCLRNQELHLEVYEVDHPATQEFKKSRLENDEIPDTLHFVPGDFTKEFTIQGLVEEGFNPDHKTFFSLLGVSYYLSKQENAELISTLFSKVPQGSSIVFDYADEHLFEEKGKFNRVQNMVKMASASGEQMKSCFTYEEIEKMLEHAGLLIYEHLSPDKIQQQFFSNRSDYLSAFETIHYIHAVKK; this is encoded by the coding sequence ATGAAGAAAAATGAATCCAGTGTAACTTCCTTGATTACAGCCTTTAGTCGAGCCTACCATAGTATATATGATGATACACCCCATATTTTTAATGACTATATTGCCAAAAACTTACTTACCCAAGAAGAATTTATAGATATTCGCGAAAACCTGATAAATAGTATTCAGCTTTTCAATCAAGACATTGCTGAAAAGTTTAAAAATAAACCGGATGAAGTTTTAAAATGGATCACGCAAATCCAACTTTCTCCTACGCCTCTATCACGTGCGGCTTATTGTGAACAAGTACTAAAAAGTGAAATGGCTTTAGGTGTTCAACAATATGTTATTTTAGGAGCTGGATTTGATTCCTTCTGTCTGCGAAACCAGGAGTTACATTTAGAAGTATATGAGGTTGATCATCCAGCAACACAGGAATTTAAAAAGAGTCGGTTAGAAAATGATGAAATTCCAGATACTCTTCATTTTGTTCCGGGTGATTTTACAAAGGAATTTACGATACAAGGTCTTGTGGAAGAAGGTTTTAATCCTGATCATAAAACATTTTTTAGTCTTTTAGGTGTTTCTTATTATTTATCAAAACAAGAAAATGCCGAATTGATTTCTACATTATTTAGTAAAGTCCCACAAGGAAGTTCCATCGTTTTTGATTATGCAGATGAACATCTTTTTGAAGAAAAAGGAAAGTTTAATAGAGTTCAAAATATGGTGAAAATGGCATCAGCTAGTGGTGAACAGATGAAATCATGTTTTACTTATGAAGAAATAGAGAAAATGTTAGAACATGCTGGTTTACTCATTTATGAGCATTTATCACCTGATAAGATACAACAGCAATTTTTTAGTAATCGCTCAGATTACTTGTCTGCATTTGAGACAATTCATTATATTCATGCTGTGAAAAAATAG
- a CDS encoding pentapeptide repeat-containing protein — MKIESPKIQNQDNLPLKNFTDIFYEEDLELEMCQINDALFDNEVLPRARFYKMLFKNCKFNSTDFSKIDITDVIFENCDFSNAKMNSSSIHRVEFKNCKLLGVDLTESSFGNVHFQNTLLNLSGFGNSKLEKVIFQDTSLESSDFYECKFKKVDFTTCNMNSASFEGTSLKGIDISTSSFDSLTVSLSDLQGCKVSSYQAVQFAAILGLVIVD, encoded by the coding sequence ATGAAAATTGAATCACCTAAAATACAAAATCAAGATAACTTACCATTGAAAAATTTTACTGATATTTTCTATGAAGAAGACTTAGAACTAGAAATGTGTCAAATTAATGATGCTTTATTTGATAATGAAGTACTTCCTAGAGCTCGATTTTATAAGATGCTCTTTAAAAATTGCAAGTTTAACTCTACAGACTTTTCCAAAATTGATATCACAGATGTTATTTTTGAAAACTGTGATTTTTCCAATGCAAAAATGAATTCTTCTTCTATACACAGAGTTGAATTTAAAAATTGTAAGCTACTTGGTGTAGATTTAACTGAGTCTAGCTTTGGAAATGTTCACTTTCAAAATACTTTACTTAACTTATCAGGTTTTGGGAATTCAAAACTAGAAAAAGTCATCTTTCAAGATACATCATTAGAAAGCTCCGATTTTTATGAATGCAAATTTAAGAAGGTCGATTTTACAACGTGTAACATGAACAGTGCAAGCTTTGAGGGCACATCTCTCAAAGGAATAGATATTAGTACTTCTTCCTTTGATTCACTCACTGTGTCTTTATCAGATCTTCAGGGCTGTAAAGTTTCTTCCTATCAGGCCGTTCAATTTGCGGCGATCTTAGGATTAGTTATTGTGGATTAA